A window from Planococcus maritimus encodes these proteins:
- the lon gene encoding endopeptidase La gives MAKKKVTKQVPLLPLRGLLVFPTMVLHIDVGRERSVAALEQAMMDDQIVFLATQKDMAVEQPDKDDLHKIGTLAYVKQMLKLPNGTIRVLVEGLERGQWGQYEDGEKFTQVEVTSFPDEPERDAEQDALMRILLEQFEIFGKGSKKVTTETFNTVADIEEPGRLADMIASHLSLKLPAKQEVLETFDVTKRLELLISRLHNEQEVADIEKRINDRVKKAMEQTQKEFYLREQMKAIQTELGDKDGKGAEVADLKKRIEEAGMPESTEKTAFKELDRYEKLPSAAAESGIIRNYIEWLVTIPWSETTEDRLDINYAEDVLNRDHDGLETVKERVLEYLAVQQMTKSLRGPILCLVGPPGVGKTSLARSIADSLDRNFVRISLGGVRDESEIRGHRRTYVGAMPGRIIQGMKKAGTVNPVFLLDEIDKMSNDFRGDPSSAMLEVLDPEQNNSFSDHYIEESYDLSNVLFIATANDLGSIPGPLRDRMEVISIAGYTELEKKLIANNHLAPKQLKEHGLTPEQLDFQEDAFVSMIRYYTREAGVRGLERQIASVCRKVTKQIVSKEKEQVTVGAEEVESYLGKKKFRYGVAETQNQIGVATGLAYTAVGGDTLQIEVSLSAGKGKLQLTGKLGDVMKESAQTALSFVRAQAESLGIDPNFQEAHDIHIHVPEGAVPKDGPSAGVTIATALVSALTKRPVRRDVGMTGEITLRGRVLPIGGLKEKTLSAHRAGLKTIIVPAENERDLDDIPETIREELEFHLVSQAEQALEIALEGAKQ, from the coding sequence AAATCGGTACTTTGGCATATGTGAAGCAAATGCTAAAATTGCCAAATGGTACAATTCGTGTGCTAGTGGAAGGTCTAGAACGCGGGCAATGGGGCCAATATGAGGACGGCGAAAAATTCACGCAAGTGGAAGTGACTTCGTTCCCTGATGAACCTGAACGCGATGCCGAACAGGATGCCTTGATGCGGATCTTGCTCGAGCAATTTGAAATCTTTGGCAAGGGCTCGAAGAAAGTGACGACTGAAACTTTCAATACAGTAGCAGATATCGAAGAGCCGGGCCGTTTAGCAGATATGATTGCCTCGCATCTTTCCTTAAAATTGCCGGCCAAGCAGGAAGTACTCGAAACTTTCGATGTCACGAAACGCCTTGAGCTATTGATTAGCCGTTTGCATAACGAGCAAGAAGTGGCAGATATTGAGAAACGCATCAACGACCGTGTAAAAAAAGCGATGGAACAAACCCAAAAAGAGTTTTATTTGCGCGAACAAATGAAAGCGATCCAAACAGAACTGGGCGATAAAGACGGCAAAGGCGCAGAAGTCGCCGACTTGAAAAAACGCATTGAAGAAGCGGGTATGCCTGAATCAACCGAGAAAACAGCGTTCAAGGAATTGGACCGTTACGAGAAATTGCCTTCAGCTGCAGCGGAAAGTGGCATCATCCGTAATTATATTGAATGGCTTGTAACGATTCCATGGTCTGAAACGACAGAAGATCGTTTGGACATTAATTACGCTGAAGATGTGCTGAACCGCGATCACGACGGTCTTGAAACAGTAAAAGAACGCGTGCTTGAGTATTTAGCTGTCCAGCAAATGACCAAATCGCTGCGCGGGCCGATTCTTTGTCTTGTAGGTCCTCCAGGCGTCGGGAAAACTTCACTTGCCCGTTCGATTGCTGATTCACTCGACCGTAATTTTGTCCGTATCTCACTCGGTGGTGTGCGCGATGAATCCGAAATCCGGGGCCATCGCCGCACATACGTGGGGGCAATGCCAGGACGCATCATTCAAGGGATGAAAAAAGCCGGCACCGTTAACCCGGTCTTCTTGTTAGATGAAATTGACAAAATGTCTAACGATTTTCGCGGTGACCCGTCGTCTGCAATGCTCGAAGTATTGGATCCGGAACAGAACAATTCCTTCAGCGACCATTACATCGAAGAAAGCTATGATTTGTCGAATGTGTTGTTCATAGCGACAGCGAATGACCTTGGATCGATTCCAGGTCCATTGCGTGACCGCATGGAAGTCATTTCGATTGCCGGCTATACGGAACTGGAGAAGAAATTGATCGCCAACAATCATTTGGCGCCTAAACAATTGAAAGAACACGGCTTAACGCCGGAGCAATTAGACTTCCAAGAAGACGCGTTCGTCTCGATGATCCGCTATTACACACGTGAAGCCGGCGTGCGCGGATTGGAGCGTCAAATTGCTTCTGTATGCCGAAAAGTGACCAAACAGATCGTCTCGAAAGAAAAAGAGCAGGTGACGGTCGGCGCGGAAGAAGTCGAGAGTTATCTCGGCAAGAAAAAATTCCGTTACGGCGTGGCTGAAACGCAAAATCAAATTGGCGTGGCAACGGGTCTCGCATACACCGCTGTCGGTGGAGACACTCTGCAAATCGAAGTGTCATTGTCTGCAGGTAAAGGCAAGCTGCAATTGACAGGCAAACTGGGCGATGTCATGAAAGAGTCCGCGCAAACGGCGTTGTCATTCGTCCGTGCTCAAGCGGAGTCGCTCGGTATCGATCCGAATTTCCAAGAAGCGCATGATATCCATATTCACGTGCCGGAAGGAGCCGTTCCAAAAGACGGCCCATCTGCCGGTGTGACAATTGCGACAGCGCTCGTTTCGGCGCTGACGAAGCGGCCAGTGCGCCGTGATGTCGGCATGACAGGTGAAATTACGCTCCGCGGACGCGTCTTGCCGATTGGCGGCCTGAAAGAGAAAACATTGAGCGCTCATCGTGCAGGATTGAAGACAATCATCGTTCCTGCAGAAAATGAACGCGACCTCGACGATATTCCGGAGACCATCCGCGAAGAATTGGAATTCCATCTCGTCAGCCAAGCGGAACAAGCGCTCGAAATTGCGCTGGAAGGAGCTAAACAATGA